One stretch of Eggerthella lenta DSM 2243 DNA includes these proteins:
- a CDS encoding HsdM family class I SAM-dependent methyltransferase — MADKTAFDYVNEIWSIANYVRDVIRPADYNKLILPFAVLRRFECALEPTRAAVSRQAAKGVWDDDDPKYCALSGHCFYNVTSFTLSNLGATKTCDALMAYINGFSVNAREVLQRFEMRQTCEKLDEKGMLYEVCTRFSGFDLGPETVSDRMMTDIYEHLIQRYGEEISQDAEDFMTPKDVARLATALLFANEDTLLNADNGDIRTLYDGSCGTCGFICDALDQLDEWHDKGHFKSPTKIVPYGQELEDATWAMGKAALMLRNIAGGSGDVLDQMTDLSAGIMLGDTLDDDRFEGRTFNYQLTNPPYGKEWKKEKDAVLEEMGRGFDGRFGAGKPDIDDGSMLFMQNVAAKMAPPKEGGGKAAIVLSGSPLFNGDAGSGPSGIRRWLFSEDLVDCIVKLPTEIFYRTGIATYIWVLNNHKPENRKGYVQLIDASEEKTALRKSQGNKRYEIGEDQAAWIVRTYVDGHDHGRSVIVPVENFMYRKVTTQRPLRVVIEPSVDGLDALFTLSKPMEKLSDASRAAIRSWVEKNEGASLTYSEVLAATEKLHKAIEKPKPQKAALADALVKVFGRRDPSATPAIDAKGNPVFDPELKDTENVPIGMEINDYMATEVLPYAPDAVVDESVKDEPKYDAKSGLTANPLGDGGVGVVGTTISFNRYFYKYEKPRDPQVIAKEILELEDGLGELMRGFLA, encoded by the coding sequence ATGGCCGATAAGACCGCGTTCGACTACGTTAATGAGATATGGAGCATCGCGAACTACGTGCGCGACGTCATCCGCCCCGCCGACTACAACAAGCTCATCCTTCCCTTCGCTGTGCTGAGGCGCTTCGAGTGCGCCCTCGAGCCTACGCGGGCGGCCGTGAGCAGACAGGCCGCCAAGGGAGTCTGGGACGACGACGACCCGAAGTACTGCGCCCTCTCCGGCCACTGCTTCTACAACGTCACGAGCTTCACGCTCTCCAACCTCGGGGCGACGAAGACCTGTGACGCCCTCATGGCCTACATCAACGGCTTCTCCGTGAACGCCCGCGAGGTCCTGCAGCGCTTCGAGATGCGCCAGACCTGCGAGAAGCTTGATGAGAAGGGCATGCTCTACGAGGTGTGCACACGCTTCTCGGGCTTCGACCTCGGGCCCGAGACGGTCTCCGACCGCATGATGACCGACATCTACGAGCACCTCATCCAGCGATACGGCGAGGAGATCTCGCAGGACGCCGAGGACTTCATGACGCCGAAGGACGTGGCGAGGCTCGCCACGGCGCTCCTGTTCGCGAACGAGGACACGCTCCTCAACGCCGACAACGGCGACATCCGCACGCTCTACGACGGCAGCTGCGGCACCTGCGGCTTCATCTGCGACGCGCTCGACCAGCTCGACGAGTGGCACGACAAGGGGCACTTCAAGAGCCCAACCAAGATTGTCCCCTACGGCCAGGAGCTCGAGGACGCGACCTGGGCCATGGGCAAGGCCGCGCTCATGCTGCGCAATATCGCCGGGGGCTCGGGAGACGTGCTCGACCAGATGACCGACCTGTCGGCCGGCATCATGCTCGGCGACACCCTCGACGACGACAGGTTCGAGGGACGCACCTTCAACTACCAGCTCACGAACCCGCCCTACGGCAAGGAGTGGAAGAAGGAGAAGGACGCCGTCCTCGAGGAGATGGGCCGTGGGTTCGATGGCAGGTTCGGCGCCGGCAAGCCCGACATCGACGACGGCAGCATGCTCTTCATGCAGAACGTCGCGGCGAAGATGGCCCCTCCCAAGGAGGGCGGCGGGAAGGCCGCCATCGTGCTCTCGGGCTCCCCGCTGTTCAACGGGGATGCCGGCAGCGGGCCATCGGGCATCCGCCGCTGGCTGTTCAGCGAGGACCTCGTCGACTGCATCGTGAAGCTGCCGACCGAGATCTTCTACCGCACGGGCATCGCAACCTACATCTGGGTGCTCAACAACCACAAGCCGGAGAACCGCAAGGGGTACGTGCAGCTCATCGACGCCTCGGAGGAGAAGACCGCCCTGCGCAAGAGCCAAGGGAACAAGCGCTACGAGATCGGCGAGGACCAGGCCGCGTGGATCGTGCGCACCTACGTAGACGGGCACGACCACGGCAGGTCGGTCATCGTCCCGGTCGAGAACTTCATGTACCGCAAGGTGACCACGCAGCGCCCGCTGCGCGTTGTCATTGAGCCCTCGGTCGATGGGCTGGATGCCCTCTTTACCCTCAGCAAGCCCATGGAGAAGCTGTCGGACGCGAGCCGCGCCGCCATTCGCTCCTGGGTTGAGAAGAACGAGGGCGCCTCGCTCACATACAGCGAGGTCCTGGCTGCGACCGAGAAGCTTCACAAAGCGATCGAAAAGCCCAAGCCACAGAAGGCCGCCCTCGCCGACGCCCTCGTCAAGGTCTTCGGACGTCGAGACCCGTCCGCGACTCCCGCAATCGATGCGAAGGGCAATCCGGTGTTCGACCCCGAGCTCAAGGACACGGAGAACGTTCCAATCGGCATGGAAATCAACGACTACATGGCGACCGAGGTGCTGCCCTACGCTCCCGACGCCGTGGTGGACGAGTCCGTAAAGGACGAGCCGAAGTACGACGCCAAGAGCGGGCTCACGGCCAACCCGCTCGGCGACGGCGGGGTTGGCGTCGTCGGAACGACCATCTCGTTCAACAGGTATTTCTACAAGTACGAGAAGCCTCGCGACCCGCAAGTCATCGCTAAGGAGATCCTCGAGCTCGAGGACGGCCTCGGCGAGCTCATGAGGGGGTTCCTGGCATGA
- a CDS encoding IS256-like element ISEle1 family transposase gives MKKILCPACGGDTKRNGKTSSGATRWRCKACGASTTQRYDNEPKLLELFLRWLLSKKTQGEFGMPGRTFRHLTNKFWDLWPVAPVCDEVHHVVEVDGLWLGRDVVIMIACTEKHVIGWHLARSENAQAWAALMARIAPPDVVITDGGKGFEKARRAVWPNTRVQRCVFHAFCQVKRQTTTRPRLQAGVELYGIAKKLMRIGSLNEAAEWLAGFSNWCTAWEGFLKEKEVVDGRIRYKHERLRTARGGLLKLCRAGTLFTYLDEGLLEGGPVPATTNRIEGGVNAQIRHMLREHRGLRLTRRVKAAFWWCYMDLEARASPKEILKEMPTDVLIAEFYRAAAEASEKDEAVGRWGTAVQWNDLHASGPYRMDYD, from the coding sequence ATGAAGAAGATACTGTGCCCTGCGTGCGGGGGCGACACGAAACGCAACGGGAAGACCTCGTCGGGGGCGACTCGTTGGCGCTGCAAGGCATGCGGCGCATCCACCACGCAACGTTACGACAACGAGCCTAAACTGCTAGAGCTGTTCCTGAGGTGGCTGCTCTCGAAAAAGACCCAAGGCGAGTTCGGCATGCCCGGACGCACCTTCCGGCATCTCACGAATAAGTTCTGGGACCTGTGGCCCGTGGCTCCTGTCTGTGACGAGGTCCACCACGTGGTGGAGGTGGATGGCCTTTGGCTGGGGCGCGACGTCGTGATTATGATCGCCTGCACCGAGAAGCACGTGATCGGCTGGCATCTAGCGAGAAGCGAGAACGCGCAGGCGTGGGCGGCGCTCATGGCGCGCATAGCCCCTCCCGACGTCGTGATTACCGATGGCGGAAAGGGGTTCGAGAAGGCGAGACGCGCCGTGTGGCCGAACACACGCGTGCAGCGCTGCGTCTTCCATGCGTTCTGTCAGGTGAAGCGCCAGACCACGACCAGGCCGCGGCTCCAGGCGGGCGTTGAGCTCTATGGCATCGCCAAGAAGCTCATGCGCATAGGTAGCCTCAACGAAGCTGCGGAGTGGCTTGCGGGCTTCTCTAATTGGTGCACGGCATGGGAAGGATTCCTAAAGGAAAAAGAGGTGGTTGACGGGCGGATCCGCTACAAGCACGAGAGGCTGCGCACTGCGCGCGGCGGGCTTCTGAAGCTTTGTAGGGCCGGTACCCTATTCACCTATCTCGACGAAGGCTTGCTCGAGGGAGGACCTGTTCCGGCGACTACGAACAGGATCGAAGGCGGCGTGAACGCCCAGATCCGCCACATGCTGCGAGAGCATCGGGGATTGAGGCTGACGAGGCGCGTCAAGGCGGCGTTCTGGTGGTGCTATATGGACCTTGAAGCCCGTGCAAGCCCGAAAGAGATCCTGAAGGAAATGCCGACGGACGTCCTGATTGCTGAGTTTTATCGAGCAGCTGCCGAAGCTAGCGAAAAAGATGAAGCGGTGGGGCGCTGGGGCACTGCTGTGCAATGGAATGACCTGCATGCAAGCGGCCCTTATCGCATGGATTACGATTAG
- a CDS encoding restriction endonuclease subunit S: MRETKDSGVDWIGEVPVNWEIVPIKADVSIGHGSDPTTPGDIPVWGSGGEPFKTCGEHKNGPAVLLGRKGTLDCPQLVTGLYWNVDTAFDAKITSKKLSLKFFYYAATCVDIKPYMTNTAKPSMTQFDWDNSRIPRPPLAEQRRIISYLDERCAAIDEDVAKRRDVIGKLKEYKKSLIAHAVTKGLDPNTEMKDSGVDWIGEVPANWRLTKIGQVYDLRNTKVSDCDYEPLSVTMQGIVPQLDSAAKTDAHDDRKLVMEGDFVINSRSDRRGSCGIARQDGSVSLINTVLIPREHMEPRFYDWLFHTTLFADEFYKNGHGIVDDLWTTKWAEMKGITIVEPPFETQITVANYLDERCAAIDEAIARQEQLIEKLGEYRKSVIHHAVTGKIDCMEA, encoded by the coding sequence ATGAGGGAGACGAAGGACAGTGGCGTTGACTGGATCGGCGAGGTGCCGGTCAACTGGGAAATCGTTCCGATAAAGGCGGATGTTTCAATTGGACATGGCTCCGACCCCACAACGCCTGGTGATATTCCGGTTTGGGGCAGCGGGGGCGAACCCTTTAAAACCTGTGGCGAGCATAAGAATGGGCCAGCGGTGCTTCTTGGACGAAAGGGAACATTAGATTGCCCCCAACTTGTTACCGGGCTCTACTGGAACGTCGATACAGCTTTTGATGCGAAAATCACAAGTAAAAAGCTCTCACTGAAGTTCTTCTACTATGCTGCAACCTGTGTTGACATTAAGCCATATATGACCAACACGGCTAAGCCGAGTATGACTCAATTTGACTGGGACAATTCGAGAATCCCCCGCCCTCCACTTGCGGAGCAGCGACGAATCATCTCATACCTCGATGAGCGCTGCGCGGCCATCGACGAGGATGTCGCGAAGCGTCGCGATGTCATCGGGAAGCTCAAGGAATACAAGAAGTCACTCATTGCGCATGCCGTGACGAAGGGCCTCGACCCGAACACAGAGATGAAGGACAGCGGAGTCGACTGGATCGGCGAGGTGCCGGCGAATTGGCGTCTAACGAAAATCGGACAGGTCTATGACCTGCGCAACACGAAAGTCAGCGATTGCGATTACGAGCCATTGTCCGTAACCATGCAAGGCATCGTTCCTCAACTTGATAGCGCTGCCAAGACCGATGCGCATGACGATAGGAAGTTGGTTATGGAGGGAGACTTCGTAATCAACAGCAGGTCAGATAGACGTGGATCATGCGGAATAGCAAGACAAGATGGCTCCGTATCCCTTATCAATACGGTACTTATCCCCCGAGAACATATGGAGCCACGCTTCTATGACTGGTTGTTTCACACGACCCTATTTGCTGATGAGTTTTATAAGAACGGTCACGGAATAGTAGACGACCTTTGGACCACAAAATGGGCAGAGATGAAGGGCATCACCATAGTTGAACCCCCATTTGAAACGCAAATAACCGTCGCGAACTACCTCGACGAGCGCTGCGCGGCCATCGACGAGGCAATCGCCCGCCAGGAGCAGCTCATCGAGAAGCTCGGCGAGTACCGCAAGTCCGTCATCCACCACGCCGTGACCGGCAAAATCGACTGTATGGAGGCCTAA
- a CDS encoding Abi family protein, which yields MNEIAEDNKRKPKLTVEEQIEHLKSKGVTFELCDEGEASRILSEQDHYFRLAAYRVLFPKRVGGKHDGEYAELDFGQLVDLAGIDQELRRFLLPLTLDVENAAKTKLVEKITDNRNEDGYSVLADYLTHLNHAERNRREGEISRLENDAYLGPLVERYPLDEMPAWVFLELSSFGAFASFYLFCANRWGDTEMRDDHYLLRRANSLRNAAAHSSAIINGLGISSATSTRYPASVAKALGDAGVSKRLRRSKMRNPRVLQTTVLAYACNRFVTRERQARAYDGFLAFRQRAEENSDWYRGNTTIISAYDFLSKVFQAWLSQR from the coding sequence ATGAACGAAATCGCAGAAGATAATAAAAGAAAGCCCAAGCTCACCGTCGAGGAGCAGATAGAGCACCTGAAGTCCAAGGGCGTGACCTTCGAGCTGTGCGACGAGGGAGAGGCCTCTCGCATCCTCTCCGAGCAGGACCACTACTTCCGCCTCGCGGCGTACCGCGTGCTCTTTCCCAAACGGGTGGGCGGCAAGCACGACGGCGAGTATGCCGAGCTCGACTTCGGGCAACTGGTCGACCTCGCGGGGATAGACCAGGAACTGCGCAGGTTCCTGCTGCCGCTCACACTCGACGTGGAGAACGCCGCCAAGACAAAACTCGTCGAGAAAATAACCGACAATCGCAACGAGGACGGCTACTCCGTCCTCGCCGACTACCTCACGCACCTCAACCACGCCGAGCGCAACAGGCGCGAAGGCGAGATCTCGCGCTTGGAGAACGACGCCTACCTCGGACCGCTCGTCGAGCGCTATCCGCTAGACGAGATGCCGGCATGGGTGTTCCTGGAGCTGTCGTCGTTCGGCGCGTTTGCCAGCTTCTACCTCTTCTGCGCAAACCGATGGGGCGATACGGAAATGAGAGATGACCATTACCTTCTCAGGCGAGCGAATTCGCTCAGGAACGCCGCTGCCCATTCGAGCGCCATCATCAACGGCTTGGGTATCTCCTCGGCCACGTCGACGAGATACCCCGCATCGGTCGCGAAAGCGCTCGGCGACGCAGGTGTCTCGAAGCGCCTGAGACGATCCAAGATGCGCAATCCGCGAGTGCTCCAGACGACGGTGCTCGCCTATGCCTGCAACCGTTTCGTCACCCGAGAAAGGCAGGCGAGAGCATACGACGGATTCCTGGCATTTAGGCAACGTGCAGAGGAGAACTCGGATTGGTACAGGGGGAACACGACTATCATCTCGGCATACGACTTTCTGTCAAAGGTCTTCCAGGCATGGCTGAGCCAACGGTGA
- a CDS encoding type I restriction endonuclease encodes MTKVDMHIPGKSDLDVSFDGSRKIHQEAPFERYISRKVAGLEHSGWALSPDDTGFDPNDALVFDDFVAWLEATAPEKLDKMRREKGARWADQLKRALVKSLERNGTVLTLRKGFQMAGYQTIECMAGYPDDERVPGARERYDANILRFMHQVHYQTAGSKSLDFVLFVNGIPVATGEVKTELTQTVRDAIDEYADERKPVEPDGGRKNPLLMYKRGAVVHFAVSEDEVWMCTNLGPFPSKSARPRFLPFNLGRDGGAGNPDAPEGEYRTHYLWDTILQRDNWLSIFDRFVFEEVEDRQDASGRWRRQATQIFPRYHQFDAERKVLADAREHGAGRRYLIEHSAGSGKTETISWAAHDLARLRRADGEKMFSSVVVVTDRLSLDQNIKKTISQLSKVTGQVVMIGRDERGNAVSDGSKSSQLVEALRQKREIVVVTIQTFLYAWPDIAVLPELDGAGFAVIVDEAHSSQEGSSAASLKTAFNAAADKLKFERMLDFDDDSGDDGSVMDAYFAQMQASNLMPPNVSFLAFTATPKAETKTLFGTPTGEEDEDGNPVMGSFHLYPMRQAIEEGYIIDPLSGYVPLKTLTRIEDESEDADGRLVDERRARRKIAKWRSLHPTNVMEKAKWIIDHFVDNVAPLLNGEAKAMIVTSGRPEVVRYKYAIEAYLRARPDLDPAKVEPRLRFKVPGEPLVAFSQKVLGDRCVLPEDEYLEDNPFALIERGYEYTEANMNPTGQGPVERAFDRPESRLLIVANKFQTGFDQKKLVALYVDKPLGNAIEIVQTYSRVNRTCSGKDRVFVVDFVNDPETVLAAFKTYDKGATMSAAQDPNVVYDLKDALDAADVFATRDVEGFKEALYRSKGLAAGGESDAYRTALYSAVSGPAEIFRERFAAARDSYETWLECANRAEAAGEAEEAERAKRSADEAAGRVAELMTFRKKLSKYCSAYTFLSQALDFGDPDLEVFYSFAKLLGHRIAGTSLDDVDVRGLVLRDFRISAQKVPEGVEGGELMPMGAGGSGAAPKRDTMARIVERLNRTWGDEGDPLVKARAVNAVSDAVAADPVTNTQITNTSNTKEAVLADGRLRNIVIRALMSMMSNELGDLAEQALDDPQAIEPLADQVYDLISQGKRYDIAELASYLSKGE; translated from the coding sequence ATGACAAAGGTCGATATGCATATCCCAGGCAAATCCGATCTCGACGTCAGTTTCGACGGCAGCCGGAAGATCCATCAGGAGGCGCCGTTCGAGCGCTACATATCTCGCAAGGTCGCAGGGCTGGAGCATTCGGGCTGGGCCCTCTCACCTGACGATACGGGGTTCGACCCGAACGACGCACTCGTGTTCGACGACTTCGTCGCCTGGCTCGAGGCCACCGCGCCGGAGAAGCTCGACAAGATGCGCCGAGAGAAGGGCGCCCGCTGGGCCGACCAGCTGAAGCGCGCCCTGGTGAAGAGTCTCGAGAGGAACGGCACCGTCCTCACGCTGCGCAAGGGCTTCCAGATGGCGGGCTATCAGACCATCGAGTGCATGGCGGGCTACCCGGACGACGAGCGCGTGCCCGGGGCGAGGGAGCGCTACGACGCCAACATCCTGCGCTTCATGCACCAGGTCCACTACCAGACCGCCGGGAGCAAGTCTCTCGACTTCGTCCTGTTCGTCAACGGCATCCCCGTCGCCACCGGCGAGGTCAAGACCGAGCTCACCCAGACCGTGCGTGACGCCATCGACGAGTACGCCGACGAACGTAAGCCGGTGGAGCCCGACGGCGGCAGGAAGAACCCGCTGCTCATGTACAAGAGGGGCGCCGTGGTCCACTTCGCCGTCTCCGAGGACGAGGTCTGGATGTGCACGAACCTCGGCCCCTTCCCGAGCAAGTCGGCGAGGCCCCGCTTCCTCCCGTTCAACCTGGGACGCGACGGCGGGGCGGGCAACCCGGACGCGCCGGAGGGCGAGTACAGGACCCACTACCTCTGGGACACCATCCTCCAGCGCGACAACTGGCTGTCCATCTTCGACCGCTTCGTCTTCGAGGAGGTCGAGGACAGGCAGGACGCGAGCGGCCGGTGGCGCAGACAGGCGACCCAGATCTTCCCCCGCTACCACCAGTTCGACGCCGAGAGGAAGGTCCTGGCCGACGCGCGCGAGCACGGGGCGGGGCGCCGCTACCTCATCGAGCACTCGGCCGGCTCCGGCAAGACCGAGACCATCTCATGGGCTGCGCACGACCTCGCGAGGCTCCGCCGCGCGGACGGCGAGAAGATGTTCTCGAGCGTCGTGGTGGTCACCGACAGGCTGTCGCTCGACCAGAACATAAAGAAGACCATCTCCCAGCTCTCCAAGGTGACGGGACAGGTCGTCATGATCGGCCGCGACGAGAGGGGCAACGCCGTCTCGGACGGCTCAAAGAGCTCCCAGCTCGTCGAGGCCCTGCGCCAGAAGAGGGAGATCGTCGTGGTCACCATCCAGACGTTCCTCTACGCCTGGCCGGACATCGCGGTGCTGCCCGAGCTCGACGGCGCCGGCTTCGCGGTGATCGTCGACGAGGCGCACAGCTCCCAGGAGGGCAGCTCGGCGGCGTCCCTCAAGACCGCCTTCAACGCGGCGGCGGACAAGCTGAAGTTCGAGAGGATGCTCGACTTCGACGACGACTCGGGCGACGACGGGTCGGTCATGGACGCCTACTTCGCCCAGATGCAGGCGAGCAACCTCATGCCGCCGAACGTCTCCTTCCTCGCGTTCACCGCGACCCCCAAGGCCGAGACCAAGACCCTCTTCGGCACGCCGACGGGCGAGGAGGACGAGGACGGCAACCCGGTCATGGGCAGCTTCCACCTCTACCCGATGCGGCAGGCGATCGAGGAGGGCTACATCATCGACCCGCTCTCGGGATACGTGCCCTTGAAGACCCTCACGAGAATCGAGGACGAGTCCGAGGACGCCGACGGGAGACTCGTCGACGAGCGCCGCGCCAGGAGGAAGATCGCCAAGTGGCGCTCGCTCCACCCGACGAACGTCATGGAGAAGGCCAAGTGGATCATCGACCACTTCGTCGACAACGTGGCGCCGCTCCTGAACGGCGAGGCCAAGGCCATGATCGTCACCTCCGGGCGTCCCGAGGTCGTGCGCTACAAGTACGCGATAGAGGCGTACCTCCGCGCCCGCCCGGACCTCGACCCCGCCAAGGTCGAGCCGAGGCTGCGCTTCAAGGTGCCCGGCGAGCCGCTCGTCGCCTTCTCCCAGAAGGTCCTGGGCGACAGGTGCGTCCTGCCCGAGGACGAGTACCTCGAGGACAACCCGTTCGCCCTCATCGAGCGCGGATACGAGTACACCGAGGCCAACATGAACCCGACCGGGCAGGGCCCGGTCGAGAGGGCGTTCGACCGCCCCGAGAGCAGGCTGCTCATCGTGGCCAACAAGTTCCAGACCGGGTTCGACCAGAAGAAGCTAGTCGCCCTCTACGTCGACAAGCCGCTCGGCAACGCCATCGAGATCGTGCAGACCTACTCGCGCGTCAACAGGACGTGCTCCGGCAAGGACAGGGTCTTCGTCGTCGACTTCGTGAACGACCCCGAGACGGTTCTCGCCGCCTTCAAGACCTACGACAAGGGCGCGACGATGAGCGCGGCCCAGGACCCGAACGTCGTCTACGACCTGAAGGACGCCCTCGACGCGGCCGACGTGTTCGCGACGCGAGACGTCGAGGGGTTCAAGGAGGCGCTCTACAGGTCCAAGGGCCTCGCAGCCGGCGGGGAGAGCGATGCCTACAGGACCGCCCTCTACTCCGCCGTCTCCGGGCCCGCCGAGATCTTCCGCGAGAGGTTCGCGGCGGCCAGGGACTCCTACGAGACTTGGCTGGAGTGCGCCAACCGGGCGGAGGCGGCCGGCGAGGCCGAGGAGGCGGAGAGGGCCAAGAGGAGCGCGGACGAGGCGGCGGGACGCGTCGCGGAGCTGATGACCTTCAGGAAGAAGCTCTCCAAGTACTGCTCCGCCTACACGTTCCTGTCCCAGGCGCTCGACTTCGGCGACCCCGACCTCGAGGTGTTCTACAGCTTCGCAAAGCTGCTCGGCCACAGGATCGCGGGCACCTCGCTCGACGACGTCGACGTGCGCGGCCTCGTGCTCCGGGACTTCCGCATATCGGCCCAGAAGGTCCCCGAGGGGGTCGAGGGCGGCGAGCTCATGCCGATGGGCGCGGGCGGCTCAGGCGCCGCTCCCAAGCGCGACACCATGGCGAGGATCGTGGAGAGGCTGAACCGCACGTGGGGCGACGAGGGCGACCCCCTCGTGAAGGCCCGAGCCGTCAATGCGGTCTCCGACGCCGTGGCGGCAGACCCCGTGACCAACACGCAGATCACGAACACGAGCAACACGAAGGAGGCTGTCCTCGCGGACGGGCGCCTGCGCAACATCGTCATCAGGGCCCTCATGTCGATGATGAGCAACGAGCTGGGAGACCTCGCCGAGCAGGCGCTCGACGACCCGCAGGCGATCGAGCCCCTGGCCGACCAGGTGTACGACCTCATCTCGCAGGGGAAGCGCTACGACATCGCCGAGCTCGCCTCCTACCTCTCGAAGGGGGAATAG
- a CDS encoding relaxase/mobilization nuclease domain-containing protein — translation MPLLKPIAGHTGCAGIKHYLEKGGRALGIMVMNFAWQEERAFEDVSAAPAGFDWADSMDATRRACGNDTPYRGKPARTFKHFVMSPDPQDGLTADQVAELASAWALRHFADFEAAIVLHDDNERRIPHAHIVVNNTNLATERRLQTPDPLELNRSLQDLAEERGYRFMRNDTVREEDEGQTRKATPATLQSVYMRRAEREIQKEGGYSWVADIRNRVTVAKALARNEDEFMAVLEALEVDVSQNSEKSWRRDWIYSLSDHPTWRIGGEKLGLSFGQEALRRRFDRIAAWHPAPAASRRILSEAESAIELNDLSELERLAGAIEAFMSANAHSLADLDRRIERLEGRADGDSAERAEALREVRAYAAANRLLPETAQTRRQRQPQGEEAPVRRGDAKPRSRETQAQQERRRERRELR, via the coding sequence ATGCCGCTGCTGAAGCCCATAGCCGGCCACACGGGATGCGCCGGCATAAAGCACTACCTCGAGAAGGGAGGGCGCGCCCTCGGGATCATGGTCATGAACTTCGCATGGCAGGAGGAGCGCGCCTTCGAGGACGTCTCGGCCGCCCCGGCCGGGTTCGACTGGGCGGACTCGATGGACGCGACGAGGCGCGCCTGCGGCAACGACACCCCGTATCGGGGCAAGCCGGCGAGGACCTTCAAGCATTTCGTCATGTCGCCCGATCCTCAAGACGGCTTGACCGCAGACCAGGTGGCGGAGCTCGCGAGCGCCTGGGCGCTCAGGCACTTCGCCGACTTCGAGGCGGCGATTGTCCTGCACGACGACAACGAGCGCAGGATCCCCCACGCCCACATCGTCGTCAACAACACCAACCTCGCCACCGAACGCAGGCTGCAGACCCCCGACCCGCTGGAGCTCAACCGCAGCCTTCAGGATCTCGCAGAGGAACGCGGATATCGCTTCATGCGCAACGACACCGTGAGGGAGGAGGACGAGGGGCAGACGCGCAAGGCGACGCCCGCGACGCTGCAGAGCGTATACATGCGGCGCGCCGAGCGGGAGATCCAGAAAGAGGGTGGCTACTCGTGGGTCGCAGACATCCGCAACCGGGTCACGGTGGCCAAGGCGCTCGCCCGCAACGAGGACGAGTTCATGGCCGTGCTCGAGGCGCTCGAAGTGGATGTTTCGCAGAACTCGGAGAAGTCGTGGCGACGTGACTGGATCTACTCGCTTTCAGACCACCCCACCTGGCGCATCGGAGGCGAGAAGCTGGGGCTCTCCTTCGGCCAGGAGGCGCTCAGGCGGCGCTTCGACAGGATCGCCGCCTGGCACCCAGCCCCGGCGGCATCCCGACGGATACTCTCCGAAGCCGAAAGCGCCATCGAGCTGAACGACCTGTCGGAGCTGGAACGTCTCGCCGGCGCGATAGAGGCGTTCATGTCCGCGAACGCGCACAGCCTGGCAGACCTCGACAGGAGGATCGAAAGGCTCGAAGGCCGCGCCGACGGCGATTCCGCCGAACGGGCGGAAGCGCTGCGCGAGGTGCGCGCATACGCGGCGGCGAACAGGCTCCTGCCCGAAACCGCGCAGACAAGGCGGCAAAGGCAGCCGCAGGGCGAGGAAGCGCCCGTCAGGCGCGGCGACGCGAAACCGCGTAGCCGCGAGACGCAGGCACAGCAGGAACGGCGGCGAGAAAGGAGGGAGCTCCGATGA
- a CDS encoding DNA-binding protein, giving the protein MTKVLRYDNVLTARVSDADFRAVCERADEEGLTRSEYLRYVARMVADDAENAKRGGVLLDGLSMRRLSRELVRWGHHYNQGVHALNSIKFALDHGRGDLEWVSSKLDECALLLAQVDEGRCEMAGELASLEGRAIVGGD; this is encoded by the coding sequence ATGACGAAGGTCTTGAGATACGACAACGTGCTGACCGCCCGCGTGAGCGACGCGGACTTCCGCGCGGTCTGTGAGCGCGCCGACGAGGAGGGGCTCACCCGCTCCGAGTACCTGCGCTACGTCGCCCGCATGGTCGCGGACGATGCCGAGAACGCGAAGCGCGGAGGCGTGCTGCTCGACGGACTCTCAATGCGCAGGCTCTCCCGCGAGCTCGTCAGGTGGGGGCACCACTACAACCAGGGCGTGCACGCCCTCAACTCCATCAAGTTCGCGCTGGACCACGGAAGGGGCGACCTGGAGTGGGTGTCCAGCAAGCTCGACGAGTGCGCGCTTCTGCTCGCGCAGGTCGACGAGGGTCGCTGCGAGATGGCGGGCGAGCTTGCCTCGCTCGAAGGCCGTGCCATAGTGGGCGGAGACTAG